One stretch of Rhizobium rhizoryzae DNA includes these proteins:
- the yjfF gene encoding galactofuranose ABC transporter, permease protein YjfF, whose translation MNPRYRPLAATTLIFVVAYGLCILQYPGMWSTRILGNFLTDNAFLGIAAVGATFVIISGGIDLSIGAVIGLAGVVVAVLVSHLGLHPIAAFGIVLTMSALFGAAMGAVIHFLQVPPFIVTLAGMFLARGLASILSQDSIPISHPFYKTIMDLYYRLPGGGRLSAIGLLMLLVFLIGGLIAHRTRFGSYVYALGGNPTSAALMGVPTGPVTIGIYALSSLLGGLAGIVYSLYTSAGYPLAAVGIELDSIAAVVIGGTLLTGGYGFVFGTLIGVMLQGLVQTYIVFDGTLSSWWTKIAIGVLLFLFILLQQLVFSAHKAGARLKKAAA comes from the coding sequence ATGAACCCGCGTTACCGGCCGCTGGCTGCCACCACCCTCATATTCGTTGTCGCTTACGGGCTATGCATTCTGCAGTATCCCGGTATGTGGTCTACTCGCATCCTTGGAAACTTTCTCACGGATAATGCCTTTCTCGGCATTGCCGCTGTCGGAGCAACCTTTGTCATCATCTCAGGGGGCATAGACCTGTCGATAGGTGCCGTCATTGGTCTGGCCGGTGTCGTTGTCGCGGTACTCGTATCCCACCTCGGTCTGCATCCTATAGCAGCTTTTGGAATTGTTCTGACGATGTCCGCGTTGTTCGGCGCGGCGATGGGAGCCGTCATCCATTTTCTGCAGGTTCCGCCTTTTATTGTCACATTGGCCGGAATGTTTCTCGCTCGGGGTCTAGCCTCCATCCTTAGCCAGGATTCGATCCCGATCAGTCATCCCTTCTACAAGACCATCATGGATCTATATTATCGATTGCCAGGTGGCGGGCGTCTGAGCGCGATTGGGCTGCTGATGCTGCTCGTATTTCTCATCGGTGGTCTCATTGCACACCGGACGCGGTTCGGTTCCTACGTCTATGCACTTGGCGGCAATCCGACCTCTGCGGCCTTGATGGGCGTACCGACCGGTCCGGTGACCATCGGCATCTACGCACTTTCATCACTTCTGGGTGGGCTGGCTGGCATCGTCTATTCGCTCTATACGTCCGCGGGTTACCCGCTCGCGGCCGTCGGGATCGAACTTGACTCGATTGCGGCCGTGGTGATAGGCGGAACCCTGTTGACTGGCGGCTACGGCTTCGTATTCGGGACACTGATCGGCGTGATGCTGCAAGGACTGGTACAAACCTACATCGTGTTCGATGGCACTCTCTCGAGCTGGTGGACCAAAATCGCCATTGGCGTGTTGCTCTTCCTCTTCATCCTCTTGCAACAGCTCGTCTTCAGTGCTCACAAAGCTGGTGCGCGTCTGAAAAAGGCAGCCGCATGA
- a CDS encoding FadR/GntR family transcriptional regulator: protein MSEPGSLLRSLAGRMTARNFHSHVIQELGTGVISGRFPAGSVLPSDAELMDRFQVSRTVLREAIKTLEAKGLVEARPKVGTKVAKRTRWNLFDPQVLGWHLASPPDETFISGLHDVRLQLEPLAAQDMARHRTGEQIRLMHYWLRQMELSASDVTSFSLADFELHRIISDSSRNPFMAALYGVIELSHALAYGPLMQRPDASQLLGFVEPHRVLVRQIEARDEANAYSAMQALILYERVRSIE, encoded by the coding sequence ATGAGCGAACCGGGAAGCCTTCTCCGCTCGCTTGCCGGGCGGATGACGGCACGGAATTTCCACTCGCATGTCATACAGGAACTAGGAACAGGGGTAATCTCGGGTCGTTTTCCCGCGGGCTCGGTCCTTCCCAGCGACGCTGAACTGATGGATAGGTTCCAGGTATCACGCACTGTCCTGCGAGAAGCAATCAAGACACTTGAGGCGAAAGGACTTGTGGAGGCGCGACCGAAGGTCGGGACCAAAGTAGCAAAGCGGACACGGTGGAACCTCTTTGATCCCCAGGTTCTGGGCTGGCATTTGGCATCACCACCCGATGAGACATTCATTTCAGGCCTACATGATGTGCGGCTGCAGCTTGAGCCCTTGGCTGCGCAGGACATGGCCCGGCATCGAACCGGCGAACAGATCCGGTTGATGCACTACTGGCTTCGTCAGATGGAATTATCTGCTTCCGATGTGACGTCTTTCAGTCTGGCCGACTTCGAATTGCATCGGATCATATCGGACTCAAGCCGCAATCCTTTCATGGCAGCCCTGTATGGGGTCATCGAGCTATCGCACGCCTTGGCCTATGGACCGCTGATGCAGCGTCCGGACGCTTCTCAACTTCTTGGCTTTGTGGAGCCGCACCGGGTTCTGGTGCGGCAGATCGAGGCGCGAGATGAGGCAAACGCGTATTCAGCCATGCAGGCTTTAATTCTGTATGAGCGAGTTCGCTCAATCGAGTAA
- a CDS encoding bifunctional Delta(1)-pyrroline-2-carboxylate/Delta(1)-piperideine-2-carboxylate reductase codes for MQVLDEKQTREALPFDELISAIERMFASDCVTPLRHHHEMEVPGEADATMLLMPCWLPGQYSGVKFLNLFPDNHLRSLPTIIGRYLLSSGKTGEILALIEGGELTARRTAATSALASRYLSREDSRDLVMVGTGRLSLNLMEAHYRVRPIERVRIWGRDLRKSSLLAEEAIKLGIPAEAAPSLEDAARQADIISCATLSNEPLIRGEWLKPGCHVDLVGAFKPTMRESDDTAIQRSSVFVDTYEGATHEGGDIAIPLKTGVLKLEDIRGDMRELVTGKRPGRTSQAEITLFKSVGAALEDLAGAILAYETTLRATDSR; via the coding sequence ATGCAAGTGCTTGATGAGAAACAAACCCGCGAGGCTCTGCCCTTCGACGAGCTGATCTCGGCTATAGAGAGAATGTTTGCGAGCGACTGCGTAACGCCGTTGCGGCACCATCATGAAATGGAGGTACCGGGCGAGGCAGATGCGACGATGCTGCTCATGCCTTGCTGGCTACCGGGACAGTATAGCGGCGTGAAGTTTCTGAACCTGTTTCCCGATAACCATCTTCGTTCGCTGCCAACGATCATTGGGCGATATCTTCTTTCCTCGGGGAAAACGGGCGAGATACTGGCCCTGATCGAAGGCGGTGAATTGACCGCGCGGCGTACCGCTGCGACATCCGCGCTCGCCTCTCGCTATCTTTCTCGTGAAGATTCGAGGGATTTGGTGATGGTTGGGACCGGCCGCCTCTCGCTCAATCTCATGGAGGCGCATTACAGGGTTCGCCCCATTGAGCGTGTACGGATCTGGGGACGTGATTTGCGTAAGTCGTCTCTCCTTGCTGAAGAGGCCATAAAGTTGGGCATCCCGGCTGAGGCGGCTCCCAGTCTGGAGGATGCGGCGCGCCAAGCAGACATCATCTCCTGCGCCACGCTTTCAAACGAGCCGCTGATCCGTGGCGAATGGCTGAAGCCCGGATGTCACGTCGATCTGGTCGGCGCATTCAAACCCACTATGCGTGAAAGCGATGACACTGCCATTCAACGTTCAAGCGTGTTTGTTGATACCTATGAGGGTGCTACGCACGAGGGCGGTGACATTGCCATTCCGCTGAAAACAGGTGTTCTCAAGCTGGAGGATATCCGCGGAGACATGCGCGAACTCGTTACCGGAAAACGCCCGGGCAGGACATCGCAAGCCGAGATCACTCTGTTCAAATCGGTGGGTGCGGCGCTTGAGGATCTGGCAGGCGCTATTCTCGCCTATGAAACCACGCTTCGGGCAACTGATAGCCGATGA
- the hrpB gene encoding ATP-dependent helicase HrpB, producing MISSRISLPELPITSVLSEIGQSLATGNRLVLSAPPGAGKTTTVPLYLLDQEWCTGRIILLEPRRLAARAAASRMATILNEQIGQTVGYRMRLDNRISKATRIEVVTEGVFTRMILEDPELTGVSAVLFDEFHERSVDADFGLALALDSQGALREDLRLIVMSATLDVDRVCALLDSPPSVKSEGRTFPIEIRHVDRDASERIEDSVARAILSAHDRENGSILAFLPGQAEIKRVQERLIGKLPEATVLAPLYGAMSQRDQDLAIKPCPIGQRKVVLSTSIAETSITIDGVRIVIDSGLQRLPVYEPSTGITRLETVRVSRASADQRAGRAGRTEPGIAIRLWHAGQTAALPAFTPPQILASDLAALALDLAHWGVKNPATLSFLDQPPLAALTEARNLLRMMEALDKNDALTVRGKLMRDLSLPPRLAAMVIAGAECGEARKAARLAILLTEQGLGGQDVDLDSRLRQFGSERGERAEAARGLADRLAKSLPKATGQAEDLSAGQLLLHAFPDRVAIQRGARGRFVMANGRGAELPETERLSGCKYLVIADLTGRAAQARILAATEVRRSDIEDELKHSIVSGEEAFFDTASKQVRARRVVRLGALLIEESPLPRPTGEAAARGLADGVRQLGLQCLPFSKEAEQLRDRIGFLHRTIGSPWPDMAEERLLERLDEWFVPFQSGRTRLDAVDAGSLMEGLKSLIPFELRQDLARLAPTHFEAPTGQRHPIRYDGEEPVLAIRVQELFGLKAHPAVAGGKLPLLLELTSPAHRPIQTTRDLPGFWFGSWKDVRADMRGRYPKHPWPEDPAHAQATHRAKPKGT from the coding sequence ATGATATCATCCCGAATTTCCCTACCTGAACTTCCCATTACATCCGTACTCTCCGAAATCGGCCAGTCGCTTGCGACCGGAAACCGACTTGTGCTTTCAGCGCCACCTGGCGCTGGCAAGACCACGACTGTGCCGCTTTATCTTCTGGATCAAGAATGGTGCACCGGGCGAATCATTCTCCTGGAACCTCGCCGTCTGGCAGCGCGTGCAGCAGCCTCACGCATGGCGACGATCCTCAACGAACAGATTGGTCAGACCGTCGGTTACAGAATGCGCCTCGACAATCGCATTTCGAAGGCGACTCGCATCGAGGTGGTGACCGAAGGCGTGTTCACCCGGATGATCCTGGAAGATCCTGAGCTCACAGGCGTATCTGCCGTTCTGTTCGATGAGTTTCACGAAAGGTCAGTGGACGCCGATTTCGGATTGGCGCTTGCCTTGGATTCGCAGGGAGCTTTGCGCGAAGACCTCCGCCTCATTGTCATGTCGGCGACACTGGATGTCGATCGGGTCTGCGCACTTCTCGATAGTCCCCCCTCGGTAAAAAGCGAGGGACGAACCTTCCCCATCGAGATTCGACATGTTGACCGCGACGCCAGCGAAAGGATCGAGGACAGCGTGGCTCGCGCGATCCTTTCGGCACACGATCGGGAAAATGGCTCGATCCTCGCATTCCTGCCCGGGCAAGCCGAAATCAAGCGCGTGCAGGAGCGGCTGATTGGCAAATTGCCGGAAGCGACTGTTCTAGCACCTCTCTATGGTGCCATGTCGCAACGGGATCAGGATCTCGCCATCAAGCCTTGCCCTATCGGCCAGCGGAAAGTGGTTCTTTCGACATCGATCGCGGAGACCTCTATTACGATCGATGGGGTGCGAATCGTCATTGACAGCGGACTGCAACGATTACCCGTGTATGAACCGTCAACGGGGATTACCAGGCTTGAAACGGTCCGTGTTTCCCGAGCATCAGCAGACCAGAGAGCAGGCCGAGCCGGAAGAACGGAGCCGGGAATCGCTATTCGTCTTTGGCATGCGGGACAAACTGCGGCCCTGCCCGCTTTCACACCACCGCAGATCCTGGCGAGCGATCTGGCTGCACTGGCGCTGGATCTCGCCCACTGGGGTGTGAAAAATCCAGCAACCCTCTCCTTTCTGGATCAGCCCCCGCTCGCTGCATTGACAGAAGCGCGCAATCTTTTGCGGATGATGGAAGCGCTGGACAAGAACGACGCGCTGACCGTTCGTGGGAAACTGATGCGGGACCTTTCTCTTCCCCCTCGGTTGGCCGCGATGGTGATTGCAGGCGCCGAATGCGGTGAAGCTCGCAAGGCGGCTCGACTAGCCATACTGTTGACGGAACAAGGTCTGGGCGGACAAGACGTCGACCTCGACTCTCGACTGCGTCAGTTTGGCAGTGAACGCGGTGAGCGAGCTGAGGCGGCACGCGGTCTGGCTGACAGACTCGCTAAATCGCTGCCAAAGGCCACGGGGCAGGCGGAAGATCTCTCGGCAGGCCAGCTGCTTCTGCACGCCTTTCCGGACCGTGTGGCCATCCAACGCGGTGCACGCGGCCGATTTGTCATGGCAAATGGCCGTGGTGCAGAACTTCCCGAGACCGAAAGACTTTCCGGTTGTAAGTACCTTGTAATTGCCGACCTGACAGGACGGGCCGCTCAGGCACGAATTTTGGCGGCCACAGAGGTTCGACGCAGCGATATCGAGGACGAACTCAAGCATTCGATTGTCTCGGGGGAAGAAGCCTTCTTCGATACGGCATCGAAACAGGTCCGCGCTCGCCGCGTCGTTCGCTTGGGAGCGCTCCTGATTGAGGAATCCCCTTTGCCCCGCCCAACCGGGGAGGCCGCTGCGCGTGGTCTTGCCGACGGAGTGCGGCAACTTGGCCTGCAGTGCCTGCCGTTCTCTAAGGAAGCCGAGCAGTTGCGTGACAGGATCGGCTTTCTTCACCGTACGATCGGCAGCCCTTGGCCCGATATGGCAGAGGAACGCCTGCTCGAGCGACTTGATGAATGGTTCGTACCCTTCCAAAGTGGCCGGACCCGACTGGACGCCGTGGATGCCGGAAGTTTGATGGAGGGACTGAAATCCCTCATTCCCTTTGAGCTTCGTCAGGATCTTGCTCGCCTTGCGCCGACGCATTTCGAAGCGCCCACCGGTCAACGCCATCCGATCCGCTATGATGGAGAAGAACCGGTTCTTGCCATCCGGGTGCAGGAACTATTTGGTCTCAAGGCACATCCGGCCGTAGCGGGCGGCAAACTGCCGCTGCTGCTTGAGTTGACTTCTCCGGCACATCGTCCGATCCAGACCACGCGAGATCTTCCCGGATTCTGGTTTGGCTCCTGGAAAGATGTCCGAGCGGATATGCGCGGACGCTATCCCAAGCATCCGTGGCCGGAAGATCCTGCACATGCGCAAGCTACGCACCGGGCGAAGCCCAAAGGAACCTGA
- a CDS encoding ActS/PrrB/RegB family redox-sensitive histidine kinase — MESQSIRHLQFGRSSRSLRLQTLIWLRWLAVAGQALTVFVVAVVLHFDLPLLEAILLIGALGLVNLTLALRYPPTHRLQPGAALVLLGFDLLQMGGLLFITGGLANPFASLLCVPVIISFASLPLRHSLCLLSFAMSCATLLALTPYPVPWQGDENLVVHPLLLLAFWAAIVSMMAFAAFYAYRVSMEATLLADALAATELVLEREKHLSQLDGLAAAAAHELGTPLATISVVAKEMERELKHDEKFGEDVALLRSQSERCRDILRRLTSLSAESEDHLRRLPLSSLVEEVIAPHRQFEVEIALVEKGERESEPVGARNAAIMYGLGNLIENAVDFARSRVTITVEHNIDVVAITIEDDGTGFAPDVLTHIGEPYMSSRSRQDERAGGLGLGLFIAKTLLERSGAKLTFTNRATGASGAQIRVVWPRSLMDINSERAI; from the coding sequence ATGGAAAGCCAGTCGATCCGCCATTTGCAGTTCGGGCGCAGCAGCCGCAGCCTTCGCCTGCAAACGCTGATCTGGCTTCGCTGGCTAGCTGTCGCCGGGCAGGCGCTCACCGTATTCGTCGTTGCCGTGGTCCTTCACTTCGATCTGCCGCTCCTGGAAGCAATTTTGCTGATTGGAGCACTCGGTCTAGTCAATCTGACCTTGGCCTTGAGATATCCTCCAACACATAGACTTCAGCCGGGAGCGGCCCTTGTTCTTCTAGGTTTCGACCTTCTGCAAATGGGCGGGCTTCTCTTCATTACAGGCGGGCTTGCCAACCCGTTCGCATCCCTCCTCTGCGTCCCGGTCATCATCTCCTTCGCGTCGCTGCCGCTTCGCCACTCCCTCTGTCTTCTGTCATTTGCGATGAGTTGCGCAACACTTCTGGCCCTGACGCCTTATCCTGTGCCGTGGCAAGGAGACGAGAATCTGGTCGTTCATCCGCTGCTGCTTCTGGCCTTCTGGGCGGCAATCGTTTCGATGATGGCCTTCGCGGCATTCTATGCCTATCGCGTTTCCATGGAAGCCACTCTGCTTGCCGATGCGCTGGCCGCAACCGAACTGGTACTGGAACGAGAAAAGCACCTGTCGCAACTGGATGGCCTTGCAGCGGCCGCCGCGCATGAACTGGGCACACCGCTTGCGACGATCAGTGTGGTGGCCAAGGAAATGGAGCGAGAACTCAAGCATGATGAGAAGTTTGGCGAAGATGTTGCCCTGCTGAGAAGCCAGAGCGAGCGCTGTCGCGACATTCTTCGTCGCCTGACATCGCTTTCCGCGGAAAGCGAAGACCATCTTCGTAGGCTTCCCCTCTCCTCGCTTGTCGAAGAAGTCATTGCCCCCCATAGACAATTCGAGGTCGAGATTGCGCTGGTAGAAAAAGGGGAGCGTGAGAGTGAACCGGTCGGAGCCCGCAATGCAGCGATCATGTATGGCCTCGGCAACCTGATTGAAAATGCCGTCGACTTCGCACGCTCCCGTGTCACGATTACCGTGGAGCACAACATAGACGTTGTCGCCATTACCATCGAAGATGATGGAACCGGTTTTGCCCCTGATGTTTTGACACATATCGGAGAGCCTTACATGTCGTCGCGCTCGAGACAGGACGAGCGGGCGGGCGGCCTCGGACTCGGTCTGTTCATCGCCAAGACTTTGCTGGAACGGTCTGGCGCAAAATTGACGTTTACCAATCGGGCAACCGGTGCGAGCGGGGCACAAATTCGGGTCGTATGGCCTCGATCCTTGATGGATATCAATAGTGAACGGGCCATATGA